The following are from one region of the Stigmatella ashevillena genome:
- a CDS encoding ribonucleotide-diphosphate reductase subunit beta, with product MLLNAGMNLTLRPMAYPVFFEMYRNAIKNTWTVEEVDFSTDLVDLRSKMTDAERHLIHRLVAFFATGDSIVGNNLVLNLYKHLNAPEARMYLSRQLYEEALHVQFYLTLLDTYVPDPADRAKAFAAIDNIPSIQRKARFCLKWMDSINDLAELKTREDRRRFLLNLICFAGCIEGLFFFAAFAYVYFLRSKGLLHGLAAGTNWVFRDESAHMTFAFEAIRVARQEEPDLFDARMQADVVAMMREAVECETLFAQDLLSGGVAGLSVQEMRQYLEYVADQRLMMLGLAPVFRVKNSLPFMDLQDVQELTNFFERRVSAYQVGLGVGAANDVVLDAAF from the coding sequence ATGCTGCTGAACGCTGGAATGAACCTGACGCTGCGCCCGATGGCGTACCCGGTCTTCTTCGAGATGTACCGCAACGCCATCAAGAACACCTGGACGGTGGAGGAGGTGGACTTCTCCACGGACCTGGTGGACCTGCGCAGCAAGATGACGGACGCGGAGCGCCACCTGATTCACCGGCTGGTGGCGTTCTTCGCCACGGGCGACTCGATCGTGGGCAACAACCTGGTGCTCAACCTCTACAAGCACCTGAACGCCCCCGAGGCGCGGATGTACCTGTCGCGCCAGCTCTATGAAGAGGCCCTGCACGTCCAGTTCTACCTGACGCTGCTGGACACGTACGTGCCGGATCCGGCGGACCGGGCCAAGGCGTTCGCGGCCATCGACAACATCCCCTCCATCCAGCGCAAGGCCCGGTTCTGCTTGAAGTGGATGGACTCCATCAACGACTTGGCGGAGCTGAAGACGCGGGAGGACCGGCGGCGGTTCCTGCTGAACCTCATCTGCTTCGCCGGCTGCATCGAAGGGCTCTTCTTCTTCGCGGCGTTCGCGTACGTGTACTTCCTGCGCAGCAAGGGGCTGCTGCACGGGCTCGCGGCGGGAACCAACTGGGTGTTCCGGGACGAGAGCGCCCACATGACGTTCGCGTTCGAGGCCATCCGGGTGGCGCGGCAGGAGGAGCCGGACCTGTTCGATGCCCGGATGCAGGCGGACGTGGTGGCGATGATGCGCGAGGCGGTGGAGTGCGAGACGCTGTTCGCGCAGGACCTGCTGAGCGGCGGCGTGGCGGGGCTGTCGGTGCAGGAGATGCGGCAGTACCTGGAGTACGTGGCGGACCAGCGCCTGATGATGCTGGGACTGGCGCCCGTGTTCCGGGTGAAGAACTCCCTGCCCTTCATGGACCTGCAGGACGTGCAGGAGCTCACGAACTTCTTCGAGCGCCGCGTGAGCGCCTACCAGGTGGGCTTGGGCGTGGGCGCGGCGAACGACGTGGTGCTCGACGCCGCGTTCTGA
- the hpt gene encoding hypoxanthine phosphoribosyltransferase, with protein MAFYENDVGTLIDEAKLQERVRALGAEITRDYQGKELTLVCVLKGSTFFAMDLARHIDLPLTLEFLGVSSYQGGTETTGEVRITTDVSKPMAGKHLLIIEDIIDTGLTMSFLLENLRARHPASLKLASLLEKPARARTKIAIDYKGFVIDDVFVVGYGLDYAEKYRNVPFIGVMKGK; from the coding sequence GTGGCTTTCTACGAGAATGATGTCGGCACGCTCATTGACGAGGCGAAGCTCCAGGAGCGCGTGCGCGCCCTCGGCGCGGAGATCACCCGCGACTATCAAGGCAAGGAGCTGACGCTCGTCTGTGTGTTGAAGGGGTCGACGTTCTTCGCGATGGATCTGGCGCGTCACATCGATCTGCCGCTGACGCTCGAGTTCCTGGGCGTCTCGTCCTACCAGGGCGGCACGGAGACGACGGGCGAGGTGCGCATCACCACGGACGTGAGCAAGCCCATGGCGGGCAAGCACCTGCTCATCATCGAGGACATCATCGACACGGGGCTCACCATGAGCTTCCTGCTGGAGAACCTGCGCGCCCGGCACCCCGCGTCGTTGAAGCTGGCCTCGCTGCTGGAGAAGCCCGCGCGGGCTCGGACGAAGATCGCCATCGACTACAAGGGCTTCGTCATCGATGACGTGTTCGTCGTGGGCTACGGCCTGGACTACGCGGAGAAGTACCGGAACGTGCCCTTCATCGGCGTCATGAAGGGCAAGTAG